In one window of Paenibacillus thermoaerophilus DNA:
- a CDS encoding protein arginine kinase: MNERFFREALSDWMKGGGPEPDIVISSRVRIARNIRSHPFPLLATNQQAREVQDLVRQVVAADGQQQLGEYEFLSLDQLSDLQKRVLVEKHLISPALANESRGGAVILSANEAVSIMVNEEDHLRIQCLKPGFQLKETWELANRIDDWFESRLEYAYDEKKGYLTSCPTNVGTGIRASVMMHLPALVITQQMNRILNAITQVGLAVRGIYGEGSEATGNLFQVSNQITLGQTEEEIIDNLHNVTRQLMEHERAARHKLMQESRVRLLDRISRSYGILCHAAVIDSKEAAQRLSDVRLGVDLGLIQTVSPQMLNELTVVTQPGFLQMASGEKLTPEDRDIRRAEMIRQRLNPAR; encoded by the coding sequence ATGAACGAACGGTTTTTTCGGGAGGCGCTCAGCGACTGGATGAAGGGCGGCGGCCCGGAGCCGGATATCGTGATCAGCAGCCGGGTGCGGATTGCCCGTAACATCAGGTCGCATCCGTTCCCATTGCTGGCGACGAATCAGCAGGCGCGCGAGGTGCAGGATTTGGTCCGGCAGGTTGTGGCGGCGGACGGGCAGCAGCAGCTCGGCGAGTACGAGTTTTTGTCGCTCGACCAGCTCAGCGACCTGCAGAAACGGGTGTTGGTCGAGAAGCATCTGATCAGTCCGGCGCTGGCGAACGAATCGCGCGGCGGCGCCGTCATCCTGAGCGCGAACGAAGCGGTCAGCATCATGGTGAACGAAGAAGACCATCTGCGCATTCAATGCCTCAAGCCCGGTTTTCAGTTGAAGGAAACGTGGGAATTGGCCAACCGCATCGACGATTGGTTTGAATCCCGGCTGGAATATGCGTATGATGAGAAAAAGGGTTATTTAACCAGTTGCCCGACGAACGTCGGCACCGGTATCCGCGCTTCGGTGATGATGCATCTGCCGGCGCTTGTTATCACACAGCAGATGAACCGCATCCTGAACGCAATCACGCAAGTGGGGCTGGCGGTGCGGGGCATCTACGGCGAGGGCAGCGAGGCGACGGGCAATCTGTTCCAGGTGTCCAATCAGATCACGCTCGGTCAGACGGAAGAGGAGATCATCGACAATCTTCATAACGTGACCCGGCAACTGATGGAGCATGAAAGGGCGGCCCGCCATAAGCTCATGCAGGAGTCGAGGGTGCGGCTGCTCGACCGGATCAGCCGGTCGTACGGCATCTTGTGCCACGCGGCGGTCATCGATTCCAAAGAAGCGGCCCAGCGGCTGTCCGATGTGCGGCTGGGTGTCGATCTGGGATTGATCCAGACGGTAAGCCCCCAAATGCTGAACGAGCTGACGGTCGTGACGCAGCCCGGTTTTCTGCAGATGGCGTCCGGGGAGAAGCTGACCCCGGAGGACCGGGATATCCGGCGGGCGGAGATGATCCGCCAGCGGTTGAATCCGGCACGGTGA
- a CDS encoding UvrB/UvrC motif-containing protein → MLCQECGKRPATLHFTKIIGGEKTEFHICESCAREKGDMIPGTPNGFSIHNLLSGLLNFESAGGAKPTPPPRCENCGLTYSQFSKLGRFGCSSCYTYFADRLDPLFRRVHGNTVHVGKVPKRTGGLLKYKRELESMKRELQLRIEREEFEAAAQLRDRIRELERNLNEA, encoded by the coding sequence ATGCTTTGTCAAGAATGCGGCAAACGTCCGGCGACGCTTCATTTCACGAAGATCATCGGCGGCGAGAAGACGGAGTTTCACATCTGCGAATCGTGCGCGCGGGAGAAAGGGGATATGATCCCCGGGACGCCAAACGGGTTCTCGATTCATAACCTGTTGTCAGGACTGCTGAATTTCGAATCGGCAGGCGGAGCGAAGCCGACGCCGCCTCCGCGGTGCGAAAACTGCGGGCTGACCTACAGTCAGTTCAGCAAGCTCGGCCGCTTCGGCTGCAGCTCTTGTTATACGTATTTCGCAGACCGGCTTGACCCGCTGTTCCGCCGGGTTCACGGCAATACGGTTCACGTCGGCAAAGTGCCCAAGCGGACGGGCGGACTGCTCAAGTACAAGCGCGAGCTGGAATCGATGAAGCGGGAGCTTCAACTGCGCATCGAGCGGGAGGAATTCGAAGCGGCGGCGCAGCTAAGGGACCGCATTCGCGAGCTTGAACGCAATCTGAACGAAGCATAA